The following coding sequences lie in one Saccharomyces mikatae IFO 1815 strain IFO1815 genome assembly, chromosome: 10 genomic window:
- the SMKI10G1680 gene encoding uncharacterized protein (similar to Saccharomyces cerevisiae YJL043W): MFVDYSGLECYTDVNASFGKLVNTYCCFVRSESVSERLAILKSLVPKCYEIVALTDQDFASGSTNRLTQKLFAMAMTLRQVADCMAVLQKCDSIIPIHIANPSSFESGAATAPLRQSYARLLDDWTHYMGSSSVRHTGWTDRLHWKLAWRHSRTIIIPMLFIGETTVTTRDLSSVLHGCEVRHAGETPLQLLWTSSPELVYATPQVSSNDTWLRYESSFDSNFNMQKEDEDVLEGPQRKCVLQLEALLGALATTDPLFQW; the protein is encoded by the coding sequence ATGTTTGTAGACTACTCCGGATTGGAGTGTTACACGGATGTAAACGCATCCTTCGGTAAGTTGGTCAACACGTACTGCTGCTTTGTACGCAGCGAATCCGTCAGCGAGAGACTCGCAATATTAAAAAGTCTAGTGCCAAAATGCTACGAGATCGTAGCACTCACTGACCAAGACTTCGCCAGCGGCAGCACTAACAGACTAACGCAGAAACTGTTTGCTATGGCGATGACCTTGCGCCAGGTCGCCGATTGCATGGCCGTGCTGCAGAAATGCGACAGCATAATACCCATCCACATCGCCAACCCTAGCAGCTTTGAGAGCGGCGCCGCGACGGCGCCGCTTCGTCAAAGCTATGCCAGACTCTTGGATGACTGGACCCACTATATGGGGTCGTCTTCAGTAAGACACACAGGATGGACCGATCGACTGCATTGGAAACTTGCCTGGCGACATTCACGCACCATCATCATTCCAATGCTGTTCATCGGTGAAACTACAGTGACCACCAGGGACCTAAGCAGTGTGCTGCATGGTTGTGAGGTCAGGCACGCGGGCGAGACGCCGCTGCAGCTGCTCTGGACATCGTCACCGGAGTTGGTGTACGCCACGCCGCAGGTTAGCAGCAACGACACCTGGTTGCGCTACGAGTCTAGCTTCGATTCTAACTTCAACATGcagaaagaagatgaagacgTTTTGGAAGGGCCGCAGCGTAAGTGCGTGTTACAATTGGAGGCACTGTTGGGCGCGCTAGCTACTACGGACCCGTTATTCCAATGGTAG